One genomic region from Cucumis melo cultivar AY chromosome 9, USDA_Cmelo_AY_1.0, whole genome shotgun sequence encodes:
- the LOC103483037 gene encoding NAD(P)H-quinone oxidoreductase subunit L, chloroplastic gives MNMNCCSIGLLHIPKALPSLSSSKTLFPSLSSPFKLHNLNILPSNSNPKNFEIVGSIKEEDPIGYLDKKKTSLALQLAAFLATVGEPASAVTGDNNHEVPLTWVLAQLGFVGFFYFLVFPPIIMNWLRIRWYRRNLLEMYIQFMCVFLFFPGILLWAPFLNFRKFPRDPSMKYPWSTPQDPSQIKNAYLKYPFAKPEDYDW, from the exons ATGAACATGAACTGCTGCAGCATTGGCCTTCTTCACATCCCCAAGGCCTTGCCTTCTCTCTCCTCTTCCAAAACTCTTTTCCCTTCTCTCTCTTCTCCCTTTAAGCTTCACAATTTGAATATTTTGCCTTCCAATTCAAACCccaaaaat TTTGAGATAGTCGGAAGTATCAAAGAAGAAGATCCCATTGGGTATCttgataaaaagaaaacaagtttaGCTCTTCAACTTGCTGCCTTTTTAGCCACT GTTGGGGAGCCAGCAAGTGCAGTAACAGGAGACAACAACCATGAAGTTCCTTTAACATGGGTTTTGGCACAATTAGGCTTTGTTGGATTCTTTTACTTCCTTGTCTTTCCT CCGATCATCATGAATTGGCTGAGGATAAGATGGTATAGAAGAAACTTGTTGGAAATGTATATCCAATTCATGTGTGTCTTCCTCTTCTTCCCTGG AATTCTATTATGGGCGCCATTTTTGAACTTCAGAAAGTTTCCACGAGATCCATCAATGAAGTATCCATGGTCAACACCTCAAGACCCATCTCAGATAAAAAATGCATACTTGAAATACCCATTTGCTAAGCCTGAAGATTATGATTGGTAA